GCCTTCGCCCACGGCGGCTATGAGACCCGGCTGGCGTACTCGAGCCGGCTGGTGCCCGAGGCGGGGGACATCATGTGTCGCGCCGGCATCGGGCTGCTGCACCTGCTAGCCGCAGCCGCAGCGCCCCCGGTGATGCCGTAGGGGCGAACCTCGCGTTTCCCCGTGGGCTCGTGTTCGCCCGTGGGCAGGGATAGTGGCCATCTGTGCCAACTAATTGGGCGTTGGCACGGCAGTTGAAGTCCCATGCGGCATCAGCAGGACAGATGAGGTGATGCATGGGACAGGCCAGAGAGACGATGGCGCGGTCTAGCGAGCAAGAAGGTGTAGTTGGGGACATCGAGGTCTTCCTGCAGGATGCCATCCTTGGCCTGGAACCGGACCGCCAGGCAAACCGGCGCCGCGGCCCTGGTCGGCCCCCGGTGTTGCCCAGCCTGTGTCTTTGGGCCGGGCTCCTGGTGTGTGTGCTGCGTCGGGGCTTCACTAGCCAGACGGCGCTGTGGCGCCTGCTTTGCCAGAAGCAGCTCTGGTCCTACCCTCGCTTTCTGCTCACCGATGAGGCCGTGCGCAAGCGCCTGGCCAAGGCTGGCAGTGCCCCGCTGGAGAAGTTCTTTGCCCAAATAAGCTCCCTTCTTCGTCAGCGCCTCCGAGGCTATGCCATCCCCGATCTGGCCCCCTTTGCCAGCACGGTGGTGGCCCTGGATGAGACCACCCTGGACAAGGTGGCCCGCTCCCTGCCTGCTCTCAGGGGGGCGCCTGCAGGAGATGACCGGCTCCTGCCGGGCAAGCTGGCTGGCCTCTTCGACATCCGCCATCAGCAGTGGCTCAAGGTGCAACATGTGGAGTCGGCGCGCCAAAACGAGAAGGTGCTGGCCCAGAAGATGGTGGAGGCTTTGCCCCGGGCAAGCCTGATCCTGGCTGACCTGGGCTACTTCGGCTTTGCCTGGTTTGACTGGCTCACTCAGTCTGGTCACTACTTCGTCTCCCGCCTGCGGGCCAAGACCTCCTACAAGGTCATCCACGCCCATTACCAGAAGGGCGACTGCTTTGACGGCCTTATCCATCTGGGTGCCTACCGGGCCGACCGGGCCCAGGAGGCGGTGAGGCTGGTGACATTCCGGGTGGGCACTACCACCTACCGCTACATCACCAACGTCCTTGAGCCTATCACCCTCAGTATCTACGACATCGCCCGCCTGTATGCTTACCGCTGGGACATCGAGCTGGCCTTCAAGCTCATAAAGCGTGAGCTGGGCCTGCACCTGCTTTGGTCGGCCAAGGTGGGGGTCATTTTGCAGCAGGTGTGGGCGGTGCTCATCATCTCTCAGATCCTTCAGGCCCTGCGCCTTGAGATCGCCGGCCGCGCCGGGGTGGACGTGTTTGAGGTGTCCATGCCCCTTCTAGCTGAGTACGCTCCCCGCCTAGCGGCAGATGGGCTGGACCCGGTGGAGGTCTTTGTGCAACAGGGTCGACACCTTGGCTTCATCCGCCCCTCCCGGCGCACCAAGATCCAGGCACCAATCATCCCTCCAGAGGAGATCATACCTCCACCCGAGGGACTAGTCCTTACCCGCACTGCCCGCCATGCCAACCGCAACTGCGGCCCCAGACCCAAGGAGACCAATTAGTTGGCACACATGGGATAGTGGCCTGCCCCTACCAGGGGATCAGCGCGGTAGGGCGAGCCGCGGCGTCCGCTGTGGGCCAGCACCGGCCATGCTCCCACGCCTGCATGGCGGCGACAGGCGTTGCGGTGGCCCATGCCCTGGGCAGCTGTACCTCCGCCTACCGGTTACGGTGCCCGGAAGCGCACAGTCGCCACACACCCCACCATGGGAGGGCTCACATGCCAGAGAATCACCTCTACCCGATGTCCGTCATCCCCGGTTACTACTCCTCCCGGCCCGGGATCCAGATCGCCACCCAGATGCCTTCCCGCGCCACGGAAGAGGCGGGGGTGCGGGTGCCGGTGGCCTCCGGCGAAGAAGACATCCAGTTTGCACAGCAGCTGGGCATCGAGTGGGTGATGACGGGGCTGGACGACCCCCGAGACCACAACCTGGAGAGCTACCTGGCCCTGCGCCGGCACTACGAAGCTCACGGGCTGAAGATCTACCGCCTGGCTAACCACTCTGTGCACAACATGGAAGAGGTCACCCTGAACCTCCCCGGGCGGGAGGCTAAGATAGAGGAGTATCTAGCCTACATTCGCAACCTGGGCGCGGCTGGCATCCACTACGCCACCTACGCCCACATGGGCAACGGCATCTGGAGCACTGGCCGGGAGCCCATCCGCGGCGGGGCTATGGCCCGAGCCTTTCACCTTGATCAAGCCACTGAGGGCTCGTGGGTAGGGCGTACCTGGCGGGCTCCGCTCACCCACGGAAGGCGCTACACCGAAGAGGAGCTATGGGATAACTACACCTACTTCATCCGCAGGGTGGTGCCCGTGGCCGAGGAGGCCGGCGTCTACATCGGCATTCACCCCGACGACCCGCCCGTCTACGACCTGGGAGGGGTGCCCCGGTGCATCT
This genomic window from Anaerolineae bacterium contains:
- a CDS encoding IS4 family transposase; this encodes MGQARETMARSSEQEGVVGDIEVFLQDAILGLEPDRQANRRRGPGRPPVLPSLCLWAGLLVCVLRRGFTSQTALWRLLCQKQLWSYPRFLLTDEAVRKRLAKAGSAPLEKFFAQISSLLRQRLRGYAIPDLAPFASTVVALDETTLDKVARSLPALRGAPAGDDRLLPGKLAGLFDIRHQQWLKVQHVESARQNEKVLAQKMVEALPRASLILADLGYFGFAWFDWLTQSGHYFVSRLRAKTSYKVIHAHYQKGDCFDGLIHLGAYRADRAQEAVRLVTFRVGTTTYRYITNVLEPITLSIYDIARLYAYRWDIELAFKLIKRELGLHLLWSAKVGVILQQVWAVLIISQILQALRLEIAGRAGVDVFEVSMPLLAEYAPRLAADGLDPVEVFVQQGRHLGFIRPSRRTKIQAPIIPPEEIIPPPEGLVLTRTARHANRNCGPRPKETN
- a CDS encoding TIM barrel protein, with product MPENHLYPMSVIPGYYSSRPGIQIATQMPSRATEEAGVRVPVASGEEDIQFAQQLGIEWVMTGLDDPRDHNLESYLALRRHYEAHGLKIYRLANHSVHNMEEVTLNLPGREAKIEEYLAYIRNLGAAGIHYATYAHMGNGIWSTGREPIRGGAMARAFHLDQATEGSWVGRTWRAPLTHGRRYTEEELWDNYTYFIRRVVPVAEEAGVYIGIHPDDPPVYDLGGVPRCIFGTFEGYRRALEIADSPNVGVCLCVGCWLEGGEAMGASVIEAIHYFGSLRKLFKVHFRNVTASMPEGFTETFLDEGYGDMAAIMRALHEVGFDGAVISDHLQEMVGGRRAAEAYAIGYMRGLVQAVES